A stretch of Cyanobacterium sp. HL-69 DNA encodes these proteins:
- a CDS encoding LpxB domain protein, whose amino-acid sequence MAHFDILILSNGPGEIATWVIPVVEEIQRLLDEGFKDVRVSVILSPCPNSTGNEADVALRCDGIHRVQSAAHFFNFLLFGRTVDNWDWCKNGLVLFLGGDQFFTVVASKRLGYKSIVYAEWDARWASRIDHFAVMNSSVRDKMPPRFHHKVTVVGDLMADVPDHGINNTSSQFHVGLLPGSKSSKLTQGVPFFSAIAHYVYNKNPDIKFSIPVAPTISPQILASYGDKNKNEFVNTFTDLTIKLVDNKSLQISDNLTIELITKFPCYEEIKNFDICITTVGANTAQLTSLGVPMIVLIPTYQLDAMKSWDGILGILMNLPWLGNNFAKLINWLIIKYTIKNKRLYAWPNIWAKKEIVPELIGHLKVDNIGDLILDYYNNPQKLENIKKDLSSVTKSKGARRKIANLVIQYINQNKD is encoded by the coding sequence ATGGCACATTTTGACATCCTTATCCTATCCAACGGCCCAGGGGAAATTGCCACTTGGGTTATACCTGTGGTGGAAGAAATCCAACGTCTTCTCGATGAAGGGTTTAAGGATGTTAGAGTGTCTGTTATTTTATCCCCTTGCCCGAATAGTACGGGGAATGAAGCTGATGTTGCCCTTCGTTGTGACGGCATTCATCGGGTACAGTCAGCGGCTCATTTTTTCAATTTTTTACTGTTTGGTAGGACGGTAGATAATTGGGATTGGTGTAAAAATGGCTTGGTTTTGTTTTTGGGTGGTGATCAATTTTTTACGGTGGTAGCTTCCAAAAGATTGGGTTATAAAAGCATTGTTTATGCGGAATGGGATGCCCGTTGGGCTAGTCGGATTGATCATTTTGCTGTCATGAATTCATCGGTAAGGGATAAGATGCCCCCTCGTTTTCATCATAAGGTGACGGTGGTGGGAGATTTGATGGCGGATGTGCCTGATCATGGAATTAATAACACTTCGTCACAATTTCATGTTGGTTTGTTACCCGGTTCTAAATCTAGTAAACTAACTCAAGGTGTTCCTTTTTTCAGTGCGATCGCCCATTATGTGTATAATAAAAATCCTGATATAAAATTTAGTATTCCTGTCGCTCCCACCATTTCTCCACAAATATTGGCTAGTTATGGAGATAAAAATAAAAATGAATTTGTTAATACTTTTACTGATTTAACTATAAAATTAGTAGATAATAAATCATTACAAATATCTGATAATTTAACTATCGAATTAATTACTAAATTTCCCTGTTACGAAGAAATAAAAAACTTTGATATTTGTATTACTACAGTGGGAGCAAATACGGCTCAACTAACATCATTAGGAGTTCCTATGATAGTTTTAATTCCCACTTATCAATTAGATGCGATGAAATCTTGGGATGGTATTTTAGGTATCTTGATGAATTTACCTTGGTTAGGAAACAACTTTGCAAAGTTAATTAACTGGCTCATAATTAAATATACTATTAAAAATAAGAGGTTATATGCTTGGCCTAATATTTGGGCAAAAAAAGAAATTGTCCCCGAATTAATTGGTCATTTAAAGGTAGATAACATAGGTGATCTTATTTTAGATTATTACAACAATCCTCAAAAACTAGAGAACATAAAAAAAGATTTATCCTCTGTCACTAAAAGTAAGGGCGCTCGTAGAAAAATAGCAAACTTAGTTATTCAATACATTAACCAAAACAAAGACTAA
- a CDS encoding Aldo/keto reductase family produces MKYRRFGKTNLNISVFSLGLMRCCYSEKQLFETVNKAIALGINHFETARAYGKSEQYFGNFLKTSNISRQDIIVTTKLTPSDCQNIDKSSIEESLNNLQTNYIDCLAIHGINTEKHYQQLLEPDSYINRLLDAKKEGKIKYLGFSTHGSLEIITKTIQTGLFDFVNLHYYYFFQRNYPIIELAKKKDLGIFIISPADKGGMLYQPPQKLKDLCQPFTPLELNYRFLLDNPAITTLSLGAANPQELLTPLEVADNDYPLTDEEKRSFNNIEQNLQRTLTTQKCSQCYQCLPCPENINIPEVLRLRNLGVGLDMTDFASYRYQMFENAGHWFWGNKGDKCTDCGDCLPRCPENLSIPDLLRDTHSRFKGSQGRRLWE; encoded by the coding sequence ATGAAATATAGAAGGTTTGGCAAAACTAACTTAAATATATCGGTTTTTTCTTTAGGATTAATGCGTTGTTGCTACTCCGAAAAACAATTATTTGAAACAGTTAATAAAGCCATAGCATTAGGAATAAATCACTTTGAAACGGCAAGGGCTTATGGTAAAAGTGAACAATATTTTGGAAACTTTTTAAAGACTTCTAACATTAGTCGTCAAGATATTATTGTTACTACCAAGTTAACCCCATCAGATTGCCAAAATATAGATAAGTCTTCCATAGAAGAATCTCTTAATAATTTACAAACAAACTATATTGACTGTTTAGCTATCCACGGCATTAATACAGAAAAACACTATCAACAATTACTAGAGCCTGACAGTTATATCAATAGGTTATTAGATGCTAAAAAAGAAGGCAAAATAAAATATTTAGGCTTTTCTACCCATGGAAGTTTAGAGATAATAACAAAAACTATCCAAACAGGTTTATTCGACTTTGTTAACCTTCATTACTATTATTTTTTTCAGCGAAACTATCCCATTATTGAATTAGCAAAAAAGAAAGACTTAGGCATCTTTATTATTTCCCCCGCAGATAAAGGAGGGATGTTGTATCAACCACCCCAAAAACTGAAAGATTTATGTCAACCTTTTACTCCCCTAGAGTTAAATTATCGATTTTTACTAGATAACCCAGCTATTACAACCCTTAGCCTTGGGGCTGCTAATCCACAAGAGTTATTAACTCCTTTAGAAGTTGCAGACAATGATTATCCTTTAACCGATGAGGAGAAAAGAAGTTTTAATAATATAGAACAAAATTTACAGCGCACCTTAACCACTCAAAAATGTTCCCAATGTTATCAGTGTTTACCCTGTCCTGAGAATATCAATATCCCAGAGGTATTACGTCTCAGAAATTTGGGTGTTGGTTTGGATATGACGGATTTTGCTAGTTATCGTTACCAAATGTTTGAAAATGCAGGTCATTGGTTTTGGGGAAACAAGGGTGATAAATGTACCGATTGTGGGGATTGTTTACCTAGATGCCCCGAAAATTTATCTATTCCAGATTTACTACGGGATACTCACTCTCGCTTTAAGGGTAGCCAAGGGCGCCGATTATGGGAATAA
- a CDS encoding putative ATLS1-like light-inducible protein yields the protein MPLIKVQSSISNIEENQIQKLLTTLSAKLAKHLSKPESYVMTAFEQNTNMTFGGTFEPVCYVEIKSVGTMSPNQTKAMSQDFCNEINQQLHIDLNRIYIEFADAKGSMWDWNGSTF from the coding sequence ATGCCATTAATCAAAGTTCAATCATCCATAAGTAACATCGAAGAAAACCAAATACAAAAATTATTGACTACTTTATCAGCTAAACTGGCAAAACATTTAAGTAAACCAGAATCTTACGTAATGACAGCTTTTGAACAAAATACAAATATGACTTTTGGAGGAACATTTGAGCCTGTTTGTTATGTAGAAATAAAGAGTGTTGGTACTATGTCGCCTAATCAAACTAAAGCAATGAGTCAAGATTTTTGTAATGAAATAAATCAACAATTACACATTGATTTAAACCGTATTTATATTGAATTTGCCGATGCTAAAGGTTCAATGTGGGATTGGAATGGCTCTACTTTTTAG
- a CDS encoding putative cyanobacterial membrane protein, in cluster with PxcA has product MTQNNALWIEGNSRGGKTTALVSQLTQWIKKESKQQSTPLLKPPLILAFNRDKRINLQELIFSHTETLNCTIEIKTPSAFMMNEVELFFPLIAKQLNIKSLFPIRLYPETEQELASQLWREYITVDILSLFGNESIFVRRLLDLLQLAGMAGIPPEDISSNLEKGEIFLLDNINGDLWQTIDKLLLQWRLWCLDNGLLSYGIIYELYWRYLLPNLEYQKSLLNRYGAVFADDLDNFPATMGDLFKFFLSNNYRCAFTYNNKGKVRLGLNADPDYLKTIAQDCEQEFLTVFPIDNGLKKLESSVKLLMEENTPDGDNYENVFSIKTRARAQLIQEVADFIIDNIQQGKINPADVAIIAPGLDEVARFNFLHFFQENNIPVEPLQEKRPLIASPLVRSHLTLLGLIFGGNGRLIERDMIAEMLTVLSPKCSTEWGLQPDIDPIRAGLLADYCYHIDIESPLLLSIDNFTSGERLGYKTFIAYNKIRDWVNQLKQETKAKKLSPLAVIDKINQQYFHDIKSLTYTQINNLREFKQTASHFWAIQNRLGKEKQTIQCLTEFIILLRKGTITANPYPINPLLQEKKQKGITLATIYQYRTSNQSHPWQFWLDISSNLWSKGGAAELFASPLFLRGWNKKPLTIEYQEKQEKERIDRVIHDLLSRATDKIFLCHSDLDVNGNEQMGILLGLTYLASPIHHKL; this is encoded by the coding sequence ATGACACAAAATAATGCTCTTTGGATAGAAGGAAATAGTCGTGGTGGCAAAACCACAGCATTGGTTAGTCAACTGACACAATGGATAAAAAAAGAAAGTAAACAACAATCTACACCCTTACTAAAACCACCTCTTATTTTGGCTTTCAATAGAGACAAAAGAATTAATTTACAGGAGTTAATTTTTAGTCACACTGAAACACTCAATTGTACTATTGAGATAAAAACCCCTTCAGCTTTTATGATGAATGAAGTGGAGTTATTTTTTCCTTTAATAGCAAAACAGTTAAATATAAAAAGTTTATTTCCCATTCGTTTATATCCTGAAACCGAGCAAGAATTAGCATCACAATTATGGCGTGAATATATTACCGTAGATATACTATCTTTATTTGGCAATGAGTCTATTTTTGTCCGTCGTTTACTAGACTTATTACAACTAGCTGGAATGGCGGGAATTCCTCCAGAAGATATTTCTAGTAATTTAGAAAAGGGAGAAATATTTTTACTAGATAATATAAATGGTGACTTATGGCAAACCATTGATAAACTCTTATTACAATGGCGTTTATGGTGTTTAGACAATGGTTTATTAAGCTATGGGATTATTTATGAACTTTACTGGCGTTATCTTTTACCTAATCTGGAGTATCAAAAGAGTTTATTGAATAGATATGGTGCTGTTTTTGCTGATGATTTAGACAATTTTCCTGCTACCATGGGAGACTTATTTAAGTTTTTTCTCTCCAATAATTATAGATGTGCTTTTACTTATAATAATAAAGGAAAAGTGCGTTTAGGATTAAATGCAGATCCAGATTATTTAAAAACTATTGCCCAAGATTGTGAGCAGGAATTTTTAACCGTATTCCCTATTGATAATGGGTTGAAGAAACTAGAATCTTCTGTCAAACTCTTAATGGAAGAAAATACTCCCGATGGAGATAATTATGAAAATGTTTTTTCTATAAAAACTAGGGCAAGAGCACAATTAATTCAGGAAGTAGCAGATTTTATAATTGATAATATTCAACAAGGAAAAATTAACCCCGCAGATGTTGCCATTATTGCCCCTGGTTTAGATGAAGTTGCCCGTTTTAATTTTCTTCATTTTTTCCAAGAAAACAACATCCCTGTAGAGCCTTTACAGGAGAAACGTCCCCTTATCGCCTCCCCCCTAGTGCGATCGCATTTAACCCTCCTAGGATTGATTTTTGGGGGCAATGGGAGACTAATTGAAAGGGATATGATAGCGGAGATGTTAACAGTATTATCCCCCAAATGTAGCACGGAATGGGGCTTACAACCCGACATTGATCCCATTAGGGCTGGACTATTAGCCGATTATTGCTATCACATTGATATAGAATCACCCCTTCTCTTATCTATCGATAATTTTACATCAGGAGAGCGTCTTGGTTACAAAACCTTTATCGCCTACAACAAAATTAGAGACTGGGTTAATCAACTCAAACAAGAAACCAAAGCCAAAAAACTGTCTCCCCTCGCCGTCATCGATAAAATCAATCAACAATATTTCCATGACATTAAATCTCTTACCTACACCCAGATAAACAACCTACGAGAATTTAAACAAACCGCTTCCCACTTCTGGGCAATTCAAAACCGATTAGGCAAAGAAAAACAAACTATCCAATGTCTAACAGAATTTATCATTCTCCTGCGAAAAGGCACCATTACCGCCAACCCTTATCCTATTAACCCTTTATTGCAAGAGAAAAAACAAAAAGGAATTACCCTCGCTACCATTTATCAATATCGTACTTCTAACCAAAGTCATCCTTGGCAATTTTGGCTTGATATAAGTTCAAATCTTTGGAGTAAAGGAGGCGCCGCTGAATTGTTCGCTTCTCCTCTTTTTCTGAGGGGGTGGAATAAAAAACCCTTAACCATAGAATATCAAGAAAAACAAGAAAAGGAAAGAATTGATCGAGTTATCCATGATTTATTATCCCGTGCCACTGATAAAATCTTTTTATGTCACAGTGATTTAGATGTAAATGGTAATGAGCAAATGGGTATTCTTTTAGGTTTAACTTATCTTGCTTCCCCAATTCATCATAAATTATAA